The following proteins are co-located in the Malassezia restricta chromosome II, complete sequence genome:
- a CDS encoding secretory lipase: protein MMYVSLVHWLALAVALAVPFVTALGNVPYPQDDPFYYPSENGWQNEAPGTILRERKIQAASLGIFEWKLDAWQVLYRTAGARPDKPSYTVTTFLVPSHAHRDRVVTISSPENSNFIQCAPSYAFRKTGVLEIANFEPRWEQMLYTLFLAEGWIVNAPDHEGPESAFSAGRFGGHMVLDSMRAANNFKPLQLSSNPMHIGHGYSGGSTPNGWAASLHESYANELNVVGWSLGGSMTDPLYTLNSLDGKPTSSLVVAGAIGLMDAYRDEVGNLLDDEVWTEEGKIAEKVMRNSCVYESVIRYFGATFQSERYIKGGRNLSSWPQMRKISNMNTMGHNPRFTPRKPIFMFHALYDEEINWHQANKTAVEWCNNGANVRFLTYSSTSLVHVTTYLLNLPYIVQYMRDRFNGKDWYGGACQFDVESQNPALDVNVLGERFRGILEAALDMLGKEIGPNDSILKNRLKAGQNPNTHHKTKLHVLKKGDISPGEGGDHTKESKKAAAKFKAEKKHGKHH, encoded by the coding sequence ATGATGTACGTTAGCCTGGTCCACTGGCTGGCCCTGGCTGTTGCATTGGCTGTGCCATTTGTGACGGCACTCGGAAATGTTCCTTACCCTCAAGACGATCCTTTCTACTACCCCTCTGAAAATGGCTGGCAAAACGAGGCCCCAGGTACGATCCTTCGTGAGCGTAAGATCCAAGCCGCCTCGCTCGGTATCTTTGAGTGGAAGCTCGACGCCTGGCAGGTGCTCTACCGCACCGCCGGTGCTCGGCCCGACAAACCCTCGTACACGGTGACGACGTTCCTCGTGCCGAGCCATGCCCATCGCGACCGTGTGGTGACGATCTCGTCGCCCGAAAACTCGAACTTTATTCAGTGCGCCCCCAGCTATGCTTTCCGCAAGACGGGTGTCCTTGAAATTGCCAACTTTGAGCCTCGTTGGGAGCAAATGCTGTACACGCTTTTCCTGGCGGAAGGCTGGATTGTGAACGCCCCTGACCACGAAGGTCCCGAGAGTGCCTTCTCGGCTGGCCGCTTTGGTGGTCACATGGTTCTGgactcgatgcgcgctGCGAACAACTTTAAGCCGCTTCAGCTCTCGAGCAACCCTATGCACATTGGTCACGGCTACTCGGGTGGCTCGACACCCAACGGCTGGGCTGCGAGTCTGCACGAGTCGTACGCCAATGAGCTGAACGTGGTGGGTTGGTCGCTGGGTGGTTCGATGACGGACCCACTGTACACGCTCAACTCGCTCGACGGTAAGCCTACTTCGTCGCTGGTGGTGGCCGGTGCCATTGGCCTGATGGACGCCTACAGGGACGAAGTCGGAAacctgctcgacgacgaggtcTGGACTGAAGAAGGTAAGATTGCCGAGAAGGTTATGCGGAACTCGTGTGTCTACGAATCTGTGATCCGCTACTTTGGTGCCACGTTCCAGTCGGAGCGCTACATCAAGGGCGGTCGCAACCTGTCCTCGTGGCCACAGATGCGGAAGATCTCGAACATGAACACGATGGGTCACAACCCTCGCTTCACGCCTCGCAAGCCCATCTTTATGTTCCACGCTCTGTACGATGAGGAAATCAATTGGCACCAGGCCAACAAGACGGCTGTGGAATGGTGCAACAACGGTGCCAACGTTCGTTTCCTGACGTACAGCTccacgtcgctcgtgcacgTGACGACGTACCTGCTGAACTTGCCTTACATTGTCCAGTACATGCGCGACCGTTTCAACGGCAAGGACTGGTATGGCGGTGCCTGCCAGTTTGATGTCGAGAGCCAGAACCCTGCTCTGGACGTGAATGTGCTGGGTGAGCGTTTCCGTGGCATTTTGGaagctgcgctcgacatgctcggTAAGGAAATTGGTCCGAACGACTCGATTCTGAAGAACCGCCTCAAGGCTGGTCAGAACCCGAACACGCACCACAAGACCAAGCTTCACGTGCTCAAGAAGGGCGACATCTCGCCAGGTGAGGGTGGTGACCACACGAAGGAAAGCAAGAAGGCCGCTGCCAAGTTCAAGGCCGAGAAGAAGCACGGCAAGCACCACTAG
- a CDS encoding annexin A7 encodes MSAKDYYNGTSGGAGGGAYKPPAGPPPGQGGGYPMGGAPGGGYPPQGGYPPQGGYYPPPPQQAYGGMPPGGGGYYGNAPPQPVYIQRPQQGGGDAAQGCCACLAAMLACCCLEELCMAFLY; translated from the coding sequence ATGTCGGCGAAAGATTATTACAATGGAACTTCTGGCGGTGCCGGAGGGGGAGCTTACAAGCCACCTGCAGGCCCCCCACCCGGTCAGGGTGGCGGCTACCCCATGGGCGGTGCGCCTGGTGGCGGGTACCCTCCGCAGGGTGGATACCCTCCGCAAGGAGGCTACTACCCACCGCCCCCGCAGCAGGCGTACGGTGGCATGCCGCCAGGCGGTGGTGGCTACTATGGCAATGCGCCTCCTCAACCAGTGTATATCCAGCGTCCGCAACAAGGCGGTGGTGATGCAGCACAgggctgctgtgcctgcctGGCCGCGATGCTCGCCTGCTGCTGTCTCGAAGAGCTCTGCATGGCCTTTTTGTACTAG
- a CDS encoding solute carrier family 39 (zinc transporter), member 1/2/3 — protein MGECKGERTDISNDHMGTRIGALFVILVTSAIFTIFPILTRRIPNLRIPGVIYDFAKYFGSGVIIATAFVHLLEPATDELGQECLTESFQNYPMAYAFALISMMLMFIGEFFAYRYGSHILESRGMGDFAHNHHQHGMVANAVHTSEQLPQNEVEHNLVNPNEVEHNLANPKEADLESDSFGGEMVLQKNTSGTAEVIGVFVLELGVVFHSVIIGLTLATTEWEGDDDKFYVLFPVIVFHQLFEGLGLGSRLAYMPEFFSMWFLCLLALLYALCTPVGMAIGLGIRNTFSADTPTYYYTTGVFDSVSAGILIYTGLVELMAHDFIFNKEMHAAPTWKVLLNIFELCAGVGVMALLGRWA, from the coding sequence ATGGGAGAATGCAAGGGTGAGAGGACTGATATTTCGAATGACCACATGGGCACCAGAATTGGCGCCCTATTCGTCATTCTTGTCACCTCGGCGATTTTCACCATCTTCCCGATCCTCACGCGCCGGATTCCCAATCTCCGCATCCCGGGCGTGATTTACGACTTTGCCAAGTACTTTGGTAGCGGTGTCATTATTGCCACGGCTTTTGTCCACTTGTTGGAACCTGCTACGGATGAGCTTGGGCAGGAGTGTTTGACGGAGAGTTTCCAGAATTACCCGATGGCGTACGCCTTTGCGCTCATTTCGATGATGCTCATGTTCATCGGTGAGTTCTTTGCATACCGATACGGTTCGCACATTCTCGAAAGTCGTGGTATGGGCGACTTTGCGCATAATCACCATCAACATGGTATGGTGGCGAACGCTGTGCACACGTCGGAACAGCTACCGCAGAATGAGGTCGAGCACAATCTGGTGAATCCCAATGAGGTCGAGCACAATCTGGCGAATCCCAAGGAGGCTGACCTCGAGAGCGACAGCTTTGGTGGAGAAATGGTGCTGCAGAAGAACACGTCGGGCACCGCCGAAGTGATTGGTGTGTTTGTACTGGAATTGGGTGTCGTGTTCCACTCGGTTATTATTGGTCTGACGCTCGCTACGACGGAGTGGGAAGGTGATGACGATAAGTTCTACGTGCTGTTCCCTGTGATTGTGTTCCATCAGCTGTTTGAAGGTCTTGGTTTGGGCTCTCGTCTGGCCTATATGCCCGAGTTCTTTAGCATGTGGTTCTTGTGTCTGCTTGCCTTGCTCTatgcgctgtgcacgcCGGTCGGCATGGCCATTGGTTTGGGCATCCGCAACACCTTTTCGGCAGATACGCCCACATACTATTACACCACGGGTGTGTTTGACTCGGTGTCGGCGGGTATCCTGATTTACACCGGTCTCGTGGAGCTGATGGCCCACGACTTTATCTTTAATAAGGAGATGCACGCGGCTCCCACCTGGAAAGTCCTGCTCAACATTTTCGAACTGTGTGCCGGTGTGGGCGTGATGGCCCTCCTCGGTCGCTGGGCATAA
- a CDS encoding glutamate N-acetyltransferase/amino-acid N-acetyltransferase, with product MTRSPGLVVRWCRTYASKAERFVQPISPETLPRGYLVASTYAGVKKAISPGTSSVPMSKPDMALVVSSVPASVAGVFTTNAFRAAPVVHATTALQQAGPDARVRAVLTNSGCANAVTGEAGLDDTRALVEQVRASLAPSSDCTPTDVLMMSTGVIGVRLPVLPMQRAIEDLVSGRLLQNHPEAWLDVARAFMTTDTFPKLRTRSFSLGGRQCRIAGIDKGAGMIHPRMASASSALHATMLGLFATDAPIATPDLQRCLNEAVRVSFNCVSVDGDMSTNDTVVALANGQATAEDGSVPDEWWTEKSHPDLVRAFQAELTALCTEMAQLLVRDGEGAEKFVQVRVRHAGTYEQAHAIAASISTSALVKCAMHGEDANWGRILCAAGYAALPAPAWAVDPSKVHVTFEPPPGVQEAPLPTLIDGVPQVVDEAHAARLLQHEDIYVDVDLQGGTWRREEAVAEAVYWTCDFSKEYITINGDYRT from the coding sequence ATGACTCGATCACCTGGTCTAGTGGTGCGATGGTGTCGGACGTACGCAAGCAAAGCCGAGCGTTTCGTACAGCCTATTTCGCCTGAGACACTACCGCGCGGCTACCTCGTAGCCAGCACGTACGCGGGCGTCAAGAAAGCCATCAGTccaggcacgtcgtcggTGCCTATGTCCAAGCCGGATATGGCGCTGGTAGTATCTAGCGTGCCTGCCTCTGTGGCTGGTGTGTTTACGACGAATGCGTtccgcgcagcgccggtcgtgcatgccacgacggcgctgcagcaggcgggACCCGATGCGCGGGTGCGAGCCGTCCTCACGAACAGTGGGTGTGCCAATGCGGTGACGGGTGAAGCGGGTTTGGATGATACGCGCGCCCTCGtggagcaggtgcgtgcCTCTCTTGCTCCCTCGTCGGATTGCACGCCTACGGATGTGCTTATGATGTCGACGGGCGTCATTGGCGTCCGTCTGCCCGTCCTACCGATGCAGCGGGCCATCGAGGACCTGGTCTCAGGTCGCCTCCTCCAGAATCATCCGGAGGCATGGCTGGATGTCGCGCGTGCTTTCATGACGACAGACACGTTTCCCAAGCTTCGTACGCGGTCCTTTTCGTTAGGCGGGCGTCAATGCCGTATAGCCGGCATTGACAAGGGTGCAGGTATGATTCATCCGCGTATGGCATCGGCGTCATcagcgctgcatgcgaCGATGCTGGGCCTCTTCGCCACGGATGCCCCGATCGCTACGCCAGACCTGCAGCGGTGCCTGAATGAGGCGGTGCGCGTATCGTTCAACTGCGTCAGCGTTGACGGCGATATGAGCACCAATGATACGgtcgtggcgctggcgaaCGGCCAGGCGACGGCCGAGGATGGATCGGTGCCGGACGAGTGGTGGACCGAAAAGTCGCACCCTGATTTGGTGCGCGCCTTTCAGGCTGAGCTTACGGCGCTGTGTACCGAGATGGCCCAACTcctcgtgcgcgacggcgaagGGGCAGAGAAGTTTGTGCAAGTGCGTGTCCGACATGCCGGCACGTATGAACAGGCGCATGCTATCGCTGCCTCGATCAGTACGTCCGCCCTCGTCAAgtgcgcgatgcacggTGAGGATGCGAACTGGGGCCGCATTCTGTGTGCGGCTGGCtatgcggcgctgccggcgccggcgtgGGCCGTGGATCCCAGCAAGGTGCATGTGACGTTTGAGCCGCCTCCGGGCGTGCAGGAAGCACCTCTTCCGACGCTGATCGATGGCGTGCCACAAGTGGTGGACGAGGCACATGCGGCACGGCTCCTTCAGCACGAGGACATTTACGTGGATGTGGATTTGCAGGGTGGGACATGGCGTCGTGAGGAGGcggtggccgaggccgtgtaCTGGACCTGTGACTTTAGCAAGGAGTATATCACGATCAATGGCGATTACCGCACGTAG
- a CDS encoding HMG (high mobility group) box protein, which produces MSAATETPSTPTQVQTPSPTSTQSTSAQQPPPAEQQDLIDFLSSHRPAASHALSPLQQAESPAQPEPPAQPEAQTSHPRRQSAHHIKRPCNAFILFRSHAVTTNLVPKEVERDHRNISRIISHMWHNLNADERKMWEMQADIEKQRHRQQHPNYKYRPSSRRHVTNRRNIRRLSSTERQCERIADAILKSCGREGVTRHRPPKRSPRRPAALERVESNDSAFTSSPSLPPSPAWAIQSNASSPFRPNMTMSPQRPAGLRRSSSAPPCHTTLLKAPCPDTREMNEAFRWLFDASTVSSHQSQVSTPSDLVASSAATTPHFDPCWHSSVSPAGSAPPPLRDRQVESPASTPSQTPSSSTTFAPSAVEQLEHFSLGPSALLLTSGIEDTPFSMAPTPPQATAPTPGSVVVSETPAIPPLFLPPVSPKTRLPADGHLLPTSIMPSMAEFDHPPSSPWAEMDTAALSAPWNPESDQERWLSVVPETRDWMLPPPLLMEGDFFHMT; this is translated from the coding sequence ATGAGTGCCGCGACCGAGACGCCTTCCACGCCCACCCAAGTACAGACACCCTCGCCCACGTCCACCCAAAGCACGTCCGCACAGCAGCCACCACCCGCAGAGCAACAAGACTTGATTGATTTCCTAAGCTCCCATCGCCCCGCCGCCTCTCATGCCCTGTCCCCTCTGCAGCAAGCCGAGTCGCCCGCACAGCCAGAGCCACCCGCACAGCCCGAGGCACAAACTTCTCATCCACGACGCCAGTCAGCACATCATATCAAGCGGCCATGCAATGCCTTTATCCTGTTCCGCTCGCACGCCGTGACGACCAACCTCGTACCAAAAGAAGTCGAACGCGACCATCGCAATATCAGCCGCATTATCTCGCATATGTGGCACAACCTTAATGCGGACGAACGCAAAATGTGGGAGATGCAGGCGGACATAGAaaagcagcggcacaggcaaCAGCACCCCAACTACAAATACCGTCCGTCGTCTCGTCGCCACGTCACCAATCGGCGCAATATTCGCCGCCTGTCCAGCACCGAACGTCAGTGCGAACGTATCGCCGACGCTATTCTGAAATCATGTGGCCGCGAGGGTGTCACACGACACCGGCCACCCAAGCGGTCTCCACGACGACCTGCCGCATTAGAGCGCGTCGAGTCAAATGACAGCGCTTTCACGTCCTCGCCGTCTCTCCCACCTTCGCCCGCATGGGCTATCCAATCGAATGCATCATCTCCCTTCCGACCCAACATGACCATGTCACCTCAGCGCCCAGCCGGATTGCGTCGGTCCTCGTCAGCGCCTCCCTGCCATACGACACTACTCAAAGCACCATGCCCTGATACACGGGAAATGAACGAGGCTTTCCGGTGGCTATTTGACGCGTCCACTGTTTCGTCTCACCAGAGCCAAGTATCCACACCGTCTGATCTGGTAGCTTCGTCGGCTGCCACGACACCTCATTTCGATCCCTGCTGGCACTCATCTGTGTCACCGGCAGGGAGCGCACCACCCCCATTGAGGGACAGGCAGGTCGAATcgcccgcatcgacgccatcgCAGACAccctcgtccagcacgacatTTGCGCCCTCTGCTGTAGAACAGCTGGAGCACTTTTCGTTGGGCCCCTCAGCTCTCTTGCTGACGTCAGGGATCGAAGACACGCCCTTTTCCATGGCTCCCACTCCGCCTCAGGCCACGGCACCGACACCAGGCTCTGTGGTCGTGTCCGAGACGCCGGCTATTCCGCCCCTGTTTCTTCCACCTGTCTCACCCAAAACACGACTTCCAGCAGATGGTCATCTTTTGCCAACGTCAATCATGCCATCCATGGCAGAATTTGACCACCCTCCAAGCTCACCCTGGGCAGAAATGGATACGGCAGCGCTCTCGGCGCCATGGAACCCCGAATCTGACCAAGAGCGTTGGCTCTCCGTCGTGCCTGAAACACGCGACTGGATGCTTCCCCCCCCTCTCCTCATGGAGGGAGACTTTTTCCACATGACGTAA